One stretch of Euphorbia lathyris chromosome 7, ddEupLath1.1, whole genome shotgun sequence DNA includes these proteins:
- the LOC136236095 gene encoding cyclin-D5-1-like yields MEDDAISELLYCDENLEDVVEDKQTLFNIDSVTEEEEVFVGNMMNKEINFNFKNLSSDNRIRSEAVSWIFQSRKFLGFGLQTIYVSIAYFDQFLSRRSIQDEKLGADRLVRVACLSLAAKMEEMEVPLLTQYHLQDYNIETKVIQRMELLILQTLEWRMILTTPFHFLHYFIIKFSNNNSSSISHLESTTVGFIMALIKEINFMSYRPSVIAAAATLMALDESLTRKALEGIINSISSSGLLQTEDVFECYNVIKKLKSDDLETSSVTCATNGRKRKRLEFNNV; encoded by the exons ATGGAAGACGATGCCATATCTGAGCTTCTTTATTGTGACGAAAATCTTGAAGATGTAGTTGAAGATAAGCAGACATTGTTCAATATTGATTCAGTTACAGAAGAAGAGGAGGTGTTCGTGGGAAACATGATGAACAAAGAGATCAACTTTAATTTCAAGAACTTGAGTTCTGATAATCGGATTAGATCGGAAgccgtttcttggattttccaA AGTAGAAAATTCCTTGGGTTTGGCTTACAAACTATATATGTATCCATTGCATACTTTGATCAATTCCTTTCCAGGAGGAGTATTCAA GATGAGAAATTAGGGGCAGATAGATTAGTAAGAGTGGCATGTCTTTCTCTAGCAGCAAAAATGGAAGAGATGGAAGTACCTCTATTGACACAGTATCATCTTCAGGACTACAATATTGAAACTAAAGTAATTCAAAGAATGGAGCTTCTAATACTACAGACATTGGAATGGAGAATGATTCTCACTACACCTTTCCATTTTCTTCATTACTTCATCATTAAATTCTCCAACAATAATTCTTCTTCTATCTCACACTTGGAATCTACAACTGTGGGATTCATCATGGCTCTAATCAAAG AAATCAATTTCATGAGTTATAGACCATCAGTTATAGCAGCTGCAGCCACATTAATGGCATTGGATGAGAGTTTAACAAGAAAGGCATTGGAGGGTATAATTAATTCCATTTCTTCTTCAGGGTTACTTCAAACT GAAGATGTATTTGAATGCTACAATGtgataaagaaattaaaaagtgaTGATTTAGAGACTTCTTCAGTTACTTGTGCAACTAATGGTAGAAAGAGGAAAAGACTTGAATTCAACAATGTGTGA